The proteins below are encoded in one region of Winogradskyella helgolandensis:
- a CDS encoding T9SS type B sorting domain-containing protein produces MYIKYQLLLIFLFCYSFQTYAQLCEGNLGDPVVSIDFGSGTGRGSALGSSITAFTYSAAGELDEGEYTIYNTTSGLKGNAWHVTSDHTGDTNGHMMVINSAVLANEGVFYTKTVTGLCANTTFEFSAWLINLMNPSVGTDEYHPDVTFRISDTSGNILGSYNTGDIAQTSSGIWQQYGFFFTLEAETEVVITILNSAPSAHPGNDIALDDIAFKPCGPTITSAIENESSISLEICEGENVSYTFQSIVSSGYSDPQYQWQYSDDLGTTWIDILGETTPDYIFTNTGQSGTFLYRLAVANGTNINSLSCRITSDDYTIEIIETPEALTGESNQTFCTTQNPTLSDIEVSDEAIWYDAATDGSVLSETTNLVDGTTYYAAKLTISNCESDVRFPVLATIISPSLVVNNIATTICDTSNNNIEFVDLTIYETEITSCSDCIISYFISQEEAENYSEEGHIDTPTNFEWTEDTTSIVARIDSLDKCYQISEITLSLGETPTIPIKDIESICEYENYAIIDAGYGFNSYLWSTGETTQTVVVTNETIGDYWVTVTEDYGTYSCDTTKEFQVILSNTAVISSIDIDDWTNNNNSIQVNLSDLDNGDYEYSLDDITYQNSNLFTGLTTGEYTVFVRDKNGCGTTEEVVYLLNYPKFFTPNDDGQHDTWFIKYSNEEPNLTIKIFDRYGKILKSLDARSAWDGTYNGKRMPTSDYWFVVTRDNGRNFTGHFTLKR; encoded by the coding sequence TTGTATATAAAATATCAACTTCTACTTATATTTCTTTTTTGTTATTCATTTCAAACTTATGCGCAATTATGCGAAGGTAATTTAGGAGATCCTGTCGTTTCTATTGATTTTGGATCAGGCACAGGACGCGGAAGTGCACTAGGTAGTTCTATTACAGCATTTACTTACAGTGCTGCAGGTGAATTAGACGAAGGAGAATATACCATTTACAATACAACTAGCGGCTTAAAAGGGAATGCGTGGCATGTTACTTCAGACCATACAGGCGACACCAATGGCCATATGATGGTTATAAACAGTGCCGTTTTAGCAAACGAAGGAGTATTTTACACGAAAACTGTAACTGGACTTTGTGCTAATACAACTTTTGAATTTTCTGCTTGGTTAATCAATTTGATGAACCCTTCAGTAGGCACGGATGAATACCATCCAGATGTAACGTTTAGAATTAGCGACACGTCTGGTAATATTTTAGGATCTTATAATACAGGAGATATTGCGCAAACATCTTCTGGAATTTGGCAACAATACGGCTTCTTCTTTACATTAGAAGCAGAAACTGAAGTAGTAATAACCATATTAAATTCAGCACCTAGCGCACATCCTGGAAATGATATCGCTTTAGATGATATTGCGTTTAAACCATGTGGACCAACCATTACAAGCGCTATTGAAAACGAGTCAAGTATAAGTCTAGAAATTTGCGAAGGTGAAAATGTAAGTTACACATTTCAATCCATTGTCTCTTCTGGGTATTCAGACCCTCAATATCAATGGCAATATTCAGACGATTTAGGCACAACTTGGATAGATATTCTCGGTGAAACTACTCCCGATTATATATTTACAAACACAGGTCAATCTGGGACTTTTTTATATCGATTAGCAGTTGCAAATGGAACCAATATAAACTCACTTTCTTGTCGGATTACTTCAGATGACTATACCATAGAAATCATTGAAACACCAGAAGCACTTACAGGCGAATCAAATCAAACGTTTTGTACCACTCAAAATCCAACATTAAGCGATATTGAAGTTAGTGATGAGGCTATTTGGTATGATGCTGCTACTGATGGGAGTGTTTTAAGCGAAACAACTAATTTAGTAGATGGAACAACCTACTATGCTGCCAAACTAACTATAAGTAATTGTGAAAGTGATGTAAGATTTCCCGTTTTAGCAACTATTATTTCACCTAGTCTGGTGGTTAACAATATAGCGACTACTATTTGTGATACATCAAATAACAACATAGAATTTGTAGATTTAACGATTTACGAAACTGAAATTACAAGCTGTAGCGATTGTATAATTAGTTATTTTATATCACAAGAGGAAGCCGAGAATTATTCTGAGGAAGGACATATTGATACACCTACTAATTTTGAATGGACAGAAGATACTACCAGCATTGTTGCTCGCATCGATTCTTTGGATAAATGCTATCAAATTTCAGAAATCACATTAAGCTTAGGTGAGACTCCTACAATTCCAATTAAGGACATTGAAAGCATTTGCGAGTATGAAAATTATGCTATTATTGATGCAGGCTATGGCTTTAATAGCTATTTATGGTCTACCGGAGAAACTACTCAAACCGTAGTTGTAACTAATGAAACAATTGGTGATTATTGGGTTACAGTAACTGAAGATTACGGCACTTATAGCTGTGATACAACCAAAGAGTTTCAGGTTATTTTGTCTAACACAGCTGTAATTTCGAGCATAGATATTGATGACTGGACAAATAATAACAATTCCATTCAAGTTAATTTATCAGATTTAGATAATGGTGATTATGAGTATTCTTTAGATGATATCACCTATCAAAACAGTAATCTATTTACAGGATTAACAACAGGTGAATATACCGTTTTCGTTAGAGATAAAAACGGCTGTGGCACTACAGAAGAAGTAGTTTATCTCTTAAATTACCCTAAATTTTTCACTCCAAACGATGATGGACAGCATGACACATGGTTTATAAAGTATTCTAATGAAGAGCCAAATCTGACTATTAAAATATTTGATAGATACGGTAAAATCCTTAAAAGTCTAGACGCCAGGTCAGCTTGGGATGGCACTTACAATGGCAAAAGAATGCCTACAAGTGATTATTGGTTTGTAGTCACCCGAGACAACGGAAGAAATTTTACAGGACACTTTACGTTAAAGAGATAG